In Nocardioides palaemonis, a single genomic region encodes these proteins:
- a CDS encoding helix-turn-helix transcriptional regulator: MEAADPILRIEAVSEMTGVPEGTLRYMRSKKIGPRSAKLGRRIVYRKSDVEAWVEAQFAKAVGE, translated from the coding sequence ATGGAAGCTGCAGATCCCATCCTCCGAATCGAAGCAGTGTCTGAGATGACAGGCGTCCCCGAGGGGACGCTGCGGTACATGCGCAGCAAGAAGATCGGCCCGCGCTCGGCCAAGCTCGGCCGGCGCATCGTCTACCGCAAGTCCGATGTCGAGGCGTGGGTCGAGGCCCAGTTCGCCAAGGCGGTCGGCGAGTGA
- a CDS encoding HNH endonuclease: MATKLPAPCGRCGVTIAADADPSTWIVGHIRSRAAYPELMLEPSNWRHEHDACSRKTAQAAVIEKAKVDALRAAGLSDAEIEAVFPHETDAQKPPLLPAHTHGGQDEPLVIREGLSWADLCQAAPEWLKPYLVVPGDASPPLWVSPVHAESVGSYGPEAIEWMESNLRERGRPLRFRWWQKLAIVLQLQHREDGTLPYRVILESGPRRIGKSVRLRGMALWRLAKGPELFEDEQLVLHTGKDLAIVREVMRKAWPWAEARDDWSSKKGMTEPQVAYREVNRWVARSKDSTTGYDACLALVDESWDVPPASIDDDLEPTMLERESPQLLLTSTAHRRATSLMRGRIIDTLAVDDGETLLLVWGAPVGADLSDRAVWRAASPHWSADREKMMESKYEKALAGETDPEADDPDPIEAFKAQYLNMWKLRHTKRLRGTALVEPDAWAARTAAMPDTVPTAVAAESWFAEGISVAIAWATTKEGPALVRAIDVEDAAAALELARATGYRGPLLLGASLADDPAFRTTRKKAMKARVGAAVQDLDRLLSEGAIQHDGGEHLTGQVLEVRTMPGADGPRLVSNTRADAVKAVAWATSEARRRAGASSRMVLPSSA, encoded by the coding sequence ATGGCCACCAAGCTGCCGGCACCGTGCGGTCGATGCGGCGTCACCATCGCGGCCGACGCCGACCCGTCCACGTGGATCGTCGGCCACATCCGGTCCCGGGCTGCCTACCCCGAGCTGATGCTCGAGCCCAGCAACTGGCGACACGAGCACGACGCCTGCTCACGCAAGACCGCACAGGCCGCCGTCATCGAGAAGGCGAAGGTCGACGCACTCCGAGCCGCGGGACTCAGCGACGCGGAGATCGAAGCCGTTTTTCCCCACGAGACGGACGCCCAGAAGCCCCCGCTCCTTCCCGCACACACACACGGAGGCCAAGACGAGCCCCTCGTCATCCGTGAGGGCCTCTCGTGGGCAGATCTGTGCCAAGCAGCGCCCGAGTGGCTCAAGCCGTACCTCGTCGTGCCTGGGGATGCGTCCCCGCCGCTGTGGGTCTCGCCGGTCCACGCCGAGTCGGTGGGCTCCTACGGGCCCGAGGCCATCGAGTGGATGGAGTCCAACCTCCGCGAGCGCGGTCGACCGCTGCGGTTTCGCTGGTGGCAGAAGCTCGCGATCGTCCTGCAGCTGCAGCACCGTGAGGACGGCACGCTCCCGTACCGGGTGATCCTCGAGTCGGGCCCGCGACGCATCGGGAAGTCGGTGCGGCTGCGCGGCATGGCGCTGTGGCGCCTGGCGAAGGGCCCGGAGCTCTTCGAGGACGAGCAGCTCGTGCTCCACACCGGCAAGGACCTGGCGATCGTGCGCGAGGTGATGCGCAAGGCGTGGCCGTGGGCCGAGGCGCGCGACGACTGGTCGAGCAAGAAGGGGATGACCGAGCCGCAGGTGGCCTACCGCGAGGTCAACCGCTGGGTCGCCCGCTCGAAGGACTCCACGACCGGCTACGACGCGTGCCTCGCGCTGGTCGACGAGTCGTGGGACGTCCCGCCGGCCAGCATCGACGACGACCTCGAGCCGACGATGCTGGAGCGGGAGTCCCCGCAGCTGCTGCTGACGTCGACGGCGCACCGGCGCGCGACCAGCCTGATGCGCGGGCGCATCATCGACACCCTCGCGGTCGACGACGGCGAGACGCTGCTGCTCGTCTGGGGCGCACCCGTCGGGGCCGACCTCAGCGACCGCGCCGTCTGGCGGGCCGCCTCGCCGCACTGGTCGGCCGACCGCGAGAAGATGATGGAGAGCAAGTACGAGAAGGCGCTGGCCGGCGAGACCGACCCGGAGGCCGACGACCCGGACCCCATCGAGGCGTTCAAGGCGCAGTACCTCAACATGTGGAAGCTCCGTCACACCAAGCGCCTGCGCGGCACGGCGCTCGTCGAGCCCGACGCCTGGGCGGCACGCACCGCCGCGATGCCGGACACCGTGCCGACCGCCGTCGCGGCCGAGTCTTGGTTCGCCGAGGGCATCTCGGTCGCGATCGCTTGGGCCACCACCAAGGAGGGACCCGCGCTCGTGCGTGCCATCGACGTCGAGGACGCCGCGGCCGCGCTCGAGCTCGCCCGGGCGACCGGCTACCGAGGGCCGCTGCTCCTCGGGGCGTCGCTGGCCGACGACCCTGCGTTCCGCACCACGCGCAAGAAGGCGATGAAGGCCCGGGTGGGCGCGGCCGTGCAGGACCTCGACCGGCTGCTCTCCGAGGGCGCGATCCAGCACGACGGCGGCGAGCACCTCACCGGCCAGGTGCTCGAAGTGCGCACGATGCCGGGCGCCGACGGGCCCAGGCTCGTCTCCAACACCCGCGCCGACGCCGTCAAGGCAGTGGCGTGGGCGACCTCTGAGGCTCGTCGCCGCGCTGGCGCCAGCAGTCGCATGGTGCTCCCGTCCAGCGCGTAG
- a CDS encoding HK97 gp10 family phage protein — translation MGVYVEGLRETTRALEKAGIDVEELKDAMAAVAAEAADVMQGYVPVGRTGNLRASVRGNRAKGRAIVTAGKARVPYAGPIQYGWARRNIKPAKFVERTDAVMDDRAPQILEQGWADIATRNGLA, via the coding sequence ATGGGCGTCTACGTCGAGGGCCTGCGCGAGACGACTCGCGCCCTGGAGAAGGCCGGTATCGACGTCGAAGAGCTCAAGGACGCCATGGCCGCCGTGGCGGCCGAAGCCGCCGACGTCATGCAGGGCTACGTCCCCGTCGGACGCACCGGCAACCTGCGCGCCTCCGTCCGAGGCAACCGCGCCAAGGGCCGAGCCATCGTCACGGCCGGCAAGGCCCGTGTTCCCTACGCCGGCCCCATCCAGTACGGGTGGGCGCGGCGCAACATCAAGCCCGCCAAGTTCGTCGAGCGCACCGACGCGGTCATGGACGACCGGGCGCCCCAGATCCTCGAGCAGGGCTGGGCCGACATCGCCACCAGGAACGGACTCGCATGA
- a CDS encoding tyrosine-type recombinase/integrase, whose product MASIKKRPNGKYRARYRDPAGRERAKHFDRKADAQAWLDAETAGMVRGDWIDPRHGKLTFAEWFADWSARQVWADGTLEAAQQAAASVPFGSLPMRQILRSHAEAWVKSMADTLAPSTTKMRYNYVHMAFRAAVRDKVIREAPTDGVRLPKAPRAEVAMVIPTPQQVALARESSHDPTFVGFVAVCAYAGLRLGEAAGLQVGDVDYLRREIRVRRQVQGKTRTDTKIVPPKAGSARTVYITDELVQVLSVQASYAWGEECWLFGVGTLLNRNSAGNLWRGVRSKVGMDEFTLHDLRHFYASGLIADGCDVVTVQHALGHSSPTITLNTYSHLWPKAEDRTRAAAASLWVSADPVRTQGILDPADLQSQR is encoded by the coding sequence ATGGCTAGCATCAAGAAGCGCCCGAATGGCAAGTACCGCGCGCGCTACCGCGACCCCGCCGGGCGGGAGCGCGCCAAGCACTTCGACCGGAAGGCCGACGCGCAGGCGTGGCTCGACGCCGAGACGGCCGGGATGGTTCGCGGCGACTGGATTGACCCCCGCCACGGCAAGCTGACGTTTGCGGAGTGGTTCGCCGACTGGTCGGCCAGACAGGTATGGGCGGACGGCACGCTCGAGGCCGCCCAGCAGGCCGCCGCATCCGTTCCGTTTGGATCGCTGCCCATGCGTCAGATCCTGCGTTCGCACGCCGAGGCGTGGGTCAAGTCGATGGCCGACACTCTGGCTCCCAGCACGACGAAGATGCGTTACAACTACGTGCACATGGCGTTCCGCGCGGCCGTGCGGGACAAGGTCATCCGAGAGGCGCCCACCGACGGCGTAAGGCTGCCCAAGGCGCCGCGCGCTGAGGTGGCGATGGTGATCCCGACCCCACAGCAGGTCGCGCTCGCCCGCGAGTCGTCGCACGATCCGACCTTTGTCGGCTTCGTCGCGGTGTGCGCCTATGCCGGGCTGCGCCTGGGGGAGGCGGCCGGCCTACAGGTCGGCGACGTCGACTACCTGCGCAGGGAGATCCGCGTGCGGCGTCAAGTGCAGGGCAAGACGCGAACCGACACCAAGATCGTGCCTCCCAAGGCTGGGTCCGCCCGGACGGTCTACATCACCGACGAGCTCGTGCAGGTTTTGTCCGTCCAGGCGTCCTACGCGTGGGGCGAGGAGTGCTGGCTGTTCGGCGTCGGCACGCTTCTCAACCGCAACTCCGCGGGCAACCTCTGGCGCGGCGTGCGCAGCAAGGTCGGTATGGACGAGTTCACCCTGCACGACCTGCGCCACTTCTACGCCTCCGGCTTGATCGCCGACGGCTGCGACGTGGTGACGGTCCAGCACGCACTCGGGCACTCGTCGCCGACGATCACCCTCAACACGTACTCGCACCTGTGGCCCAAGGCTGAGGACCGCACGAGGGCCGCAGCGGCATCTCTCTGGGTTTCCGCGGACCCTGTGCGGACTCAGGGCATTCTCGACCCCGCTGACCTGCAGTCTCAGCGGTAG
- a CDS encoding helix-turn-helix domain-containing protein → MSDRIWHTTTTAAAVADRHRDTILKVVESGELHGIQRKPKGRWRIHRDCLEAWMFGRLCEHQDKG, encoded by the coding sequence ATGAGCGACCGCATCTGGCACACCACGACGACCGCCGCCGCGGTGGCTGACCGCCATCGAGACACGATCCTGAAGGTCGTCGAGTCCGGCGAACTGCACGGCATCCAGCGCAAGCCGAAGGGCCGCTGGCGGATCCACCGCGACTGCCTCGAGGCGTGGATGTTCGGGCGGCTGTGCGAGCACCAGGACAAAGGCTAG
- a CDS encoding DNA-binding protein has translation MPEHLMGATEIAALLDVTRQRVQQLAKTDGFPRPYDVLAMGQIWLRSDIETWARETGRIE, from the coding sequence ATGCCAGAACACCTCATGGGTGCGACTGAGATCGCTGCCCTACTCGACGTCACCCGCCAGCGCGTCCAGCAGCTCGCCAAGACCGACGGCTTCCCGAGGCCCTATGACGTGCTCGCCATGGGTCAGATCTGGCTGCGCTCCGACATTGAGACGTGGGCCCGCGAGACCGGCCGCATCGAGTGA
- a CDS encoding sulfate ABC transporter permease: MGNRSRTLTWVLRLVVVAYLFLLIAWPTGLIAKNTFADGFGGMERALSDPDVTHALWLTLRVSVIAVAINLVFGVGMSLLLVRYEFPGKRVLSALIDLPLSVSPVVVGLALVLVYNPRYGWLGEGLHERGIDIVFATPGIIMATCFVVLPLIIREVVPVLEELGDEQEQAARSLGANGVQTFWRVTLPGIKWAIVYGVVLSLARSLGEFGAVKIVAGRSIGDMETATLLVQREYQNFHEDVAYSVSLLLVVASVLCLVVVAILRPSEASHHEPIKEKK, encoded by the coding sequence GTGGGAAACCGCTCCCGGACCCTCACATGGGTGCTGCGGCTGGTCGTCGTGGCGTACCTCTTCCTGCTGATCGCGTGGCCGACCGGCCTGATCGCGAAGAACACCTTCGCCGACGGCTTCGGCGGCATGGAGCGCGCGCTGTCCGACCCCGACGTCACCCACGCCCTGTGGCTGACGCTGCGGGTCTCGGTCATCGCCGTGGCGATCAACCTGGTCTTCGGTGTCGGCATGTCGCTGCTGCTCGTGCGCTACGAGTTCCCCGGCAAGCGGGTGCTGTCGGCGCTGATCGACCTGCCGCTGTCGGTCTCGCCGGTCGTCGTCGGCCTGGCGCTCGTGCTGGTCTACAACCCGCGCTACGGCTGGCTCGGGGAGGGCCTGCACGAGCGGGGCATCGACATCGTGTTCGCCACGCCCGGCATCATCATGGCCACCTGCTTCGTGGTCCTGCCGCTGATCATCCGCGAGGTCGTCCCGGTCCTCGAGGAGCTCGGCGACGAGCAGGAGCAGGCCGCCCGCAGCCTGGGCGCCAACGGCGTGCAGACCTTCTGGCGGGTCACCCTGCCCGGCATCAAGTGGGCGATCGTCTACGGCGTGGTGCTGAGCCTGGCCCGCTCGCTGGGCGAGTTCGGCGCGGTCAAGATCGTCGCCGGTCGCAGCATCGGCGACATGGAGACCGCCACCCTCCTCGTGCAGCGCGAGTACCAGAACTTCCACGAGGACGTCGCCTACTCGGTGTCGCTCCTCCTCGTCGTGGCGTCCGTCCTGTGCCTGGTCGTCGTCGCGATCCTGCGACCCAGCGAGGCGTCGCACCACGAACCGATCAAGGAGAAGAAGTGA
- a CDS encoding MarR family transcriptional regulator, protein MWAQNALKPNELLVALVYAKYAGATDPRTQERAAEDIAWVTWAELSERTKIRSKTGLNNAVKGLVAGGWLEQVEPRRQHRAPRYRLTFPANPEVRETYFCEEAAS, encoded by the coding sequence TTGTGGGCCCAGAACGCGCTCAAGCCCAACGAGCTGCTCGTCGCGCTGGTGTACGCGAAGTACGCCGGCGCCACCGACCCCAGAACGCAGGAGCGCGCGGCCGAGGACATCGCGTGGGTGACCTGGGCCGAGCTCTCGGAGCGCACCAAGATCCGGTCGAAGACGGGACTCAACAACGCCGTCAAAGGCCTCGTCGCCGGCGGCTGGCTCGAGCAGGTCGAGCCCCGACGACAGCACCGCGCGCCTCGCTACCGGCTCACCTTCCCGGCCAACCCAGAGGTACGCGAGACGTACTTCTGCGAGGAGGCGGCGTCGTGA
- a CDS encoding phage portal protein, with product MGFWSRALGLDGLALAQAVESEPVPEAFAVDASSIDPAVFGIASYESPTAPAPRIDRRSAIQVPAVKRVRDLIAGTIGGLPLDCYNAQREQVVSSLFDQPEKHRPRSVTMTQTVEDLLFEGIAWWRIVETGWQGYPTFVKVLKPREVSVDEEQGKVYVNGKHVPDSELIRFDSPNDPLLVAGARAIRTCLRLDVAAGKYADGTPPIDWFESDDPVDDPTQLVNDWAEARRANTTGFVPWGVRYKRDGWSPEQLQMADARQHAVVQIANVAGVDSEALNVSTTSRTYFNAEHKRKELVDFTLGGYLIAIEGRLSMNDVTPRGHYAKHNLDAFLRSDTKTRMETYEIGLRVGAYTGPEIREAEDKPAVELPRPAAVRALPAPQEAAS from the coding sequence ATGGGGTTCTGGTCGCGTGCTCTGGGACTCGACGGTCTGGCGCTCGCCCAGGCCGTCGAGTCTGAGCCCGTCCCCGAAGCCTTCGCCGTCGATGCCTCGTCGATCGACCCGGCGGTGTTCGGCATCGCCTCCTACGAGAGCCCGACCGCCCCCGCTCCCCGCATCGACCGCCGCAGCGCCATCCAGGTGCCGGCGGTCAAGCGCGTGCGGGACCTCATCGCCGGGACGATCGGCGGCCTGCCGCTCGACTGCTACAACGCACAGCGCGAGCAAGTCGTCAGCAGCCTCTTCGACCAGCCCGAGAAGCACCGCCCCCGCTCGGTGACGATGACCCAGACCGTCGAGGACCTCCTCTTCGAGGGCATCGCCTGGTGGCGAATCGTCGAGACGGGCTGGCAGGGCTACCCGACCTTCGTCAAGGTGCTCAAGCCGCGCGAGGTCAGCGTCGATGAGGAACAGGGCAAGGTCTACGTCAACGGCAAGCATGTCCCGGACTCCGAGCTCATCCGCTTCGATTCCCCCAACGACCCGCTCCTCGTCGCCGGCGCCCGCGCGATCCGCACCTGCCTGCGACTCGACGTCGCAGCCGGCAAGTACGCCGACGGCACTCCGCCCATCGACTGGTTCGAGTCCGACGACCCGGTCGACGACCCCACCCAGCTCGTCAACGACTGGGCCGAGGCGCGGCGCGCCAACACGACCGGCTTCGTGCCCTGGGGTGTGCGCTACAAGCGCGACGGCTGGTCGCCCGAGCAGCTGCAGATGGCCGACGCCCGCCAGCACGCCGTCGTGCAGATCGCCAACGTCGCAGGCGTCGACTCCGAAGCGCTGAACGTCTCCACAACCTCGCGGACCTACTTCAACGCCGAGCACAAGCGCAAGGAGCTCGTCGACTTCACGCTCGGTGGCTACCTGATCGCCATCGAGGGCCGCCTGTCGATGAACGACGTCACGCCCCGCGGGCACTACGCCAAGCACAACCTCGACGCCTTCCTGCGCTCGGACACCAAGACCCGCATGGAGACCTACGAGATCGGCCTGCGCGTCGGCGCCTACACCGGCCCCGAGATCCGCGAGGCCGAGGACAAGCCCGCCGTCGAGCTCCCGCGGCCGGCAGCCGTCCGCGCACTCCCCGCTCCCCAGGAGGCCGCATCGTGA
- a CDS encoding cobalamin B12-binding domain-containing protein gives MTTAPAAPATAATERLWAAVETYDGEVADTTLADMLWQRSLADAITTVVLPFLEELGDRWEEGRLSVAHEHFVSNLLRRWLWAFAGRPTPEGAVTDGPVVLLACPPGERHDLVLLSFSLLLGEGGARTRYLGADTPMPAIVAAARAARADAVVLAATRDTAFTAESTAISRLAVEHPVFVAGRGASQNVAESLHAHLMPHDPVAAVSYLTTVLAR, from the coding sequence GTGACCACCGCTCCCGCCGCCCCGGCGACCGCCGCCACCGAGCGGCTCTGGGCCGCGGTCGAGACCTATGACGGCGAGGTCGCCGACACCACCCTCGCCGACATGCTGTGGCAGCGTTCGCTCGCCGACGCCATCACCACGGTGGTCCTGCCGTTCCTCGAGGAGCTGGGCGACCGCTGGGAGGAGGGCCGGCTGTCCGTCGCCCACGAGCACTTCGTCAGCAACCTGCTGCGCCGCTGGCTCTGGGCGTTCGCGGGCCGGCCCACGCCCGAGGGAGCCGTGACCGACGGCCCGGTGGTGCTGCTCGCCTGCCCGCCGGGGGAGCGCCACGACCTGGTCCTGCTGAGCTTCTCGCTGCTGCTCGGCGAGGGCGGCGCCCGTACGCGCTACCTCGGCGCGGACACCCCGATGCCCGCGATCGTCGCGGCCGCCCGGGCCGCTCGGGCCGACGCCGTGGTGCTGGCCGCCACCCGCGACACCGCGTTCACCGCGGAGTCGACCGCCATCTCGCGGCTCGCGGTCGAGCACCCGGTGTTCGTCGCCGGCCGCGGCGCGTCGCAGAACGTCGCCGAGTCGCTGCACGCCCACCTGATGCCGCACGACCCGGTCGCCGCGGTGTCCTACCTGACGACGGTCCTCGCGAGGTAG
- a CDS encoding sulfate/molybdate ABC transporter ATP-binding protein — MSIEVRNLNKRFGDFVALDDVSVSLPSGQLTALLGPSGGGKSTLLRIIAGLDSADSGTVSIEGTEATHLPPQKRNVGFVFQHYAVFKHMTVAKNVAFGLEIRKKPKAQVAERVDELLKLVHLSQFGHRMPSQLSGGQRQRMALARALAVEPSVLLLDEPFGALDAKVRKELRDWLRRLHDEVPVTTVFVTHDQEEAMEVADEIVVINEGRVEQVGTPDELYETPANDFVMSFLGDVTQLGGVALRPHDVDVSTTPVLAGSTEGTVSRLLKVGFEVRLNVLTVAGDDVHVVLSRAEARSLALEEGSTVWVTAAPGAAVVPSMHAVG, encoded by the coding sequence GTGAGCATCGAGGTCCGCAACCTGAACAAGAGGTTCGGTGACTTCGTCGCCCTCGACGACGTCAGCGTCTCGCTGCCCTCCGGGCAGCTCACCGCCCTGCTCGGGCCGTCCGGTGGCGGCAAGTCGACCCTGCTGCGCATCATCGCCGGGCTCGACTCCGCCGACTCCGGCACGGTGTCCATCGAGGGCACGGAGGCCACGCACCTGCCTCCGCAGAAGCGCAACGTCGGCTTCGTCTTCCAGCACTACGCGGTGTTCAAGCACATGACCGTGGCGAAGAACGTCGCGTTCGGCCTGGAGATCCGCAAGAAGCCCAAGGCGCAGGTCGCCGAGCGGGTCGACGAGCTGCTCAAGCTCGTGCACCTCTCGCAGTTCGGGCACCGGATGCCGTCGCAGCTCTCCGGCGGCCAGCGCCAGCGCATGGCCCTCGCCCGTGCGCTCGCCGTCGAGCCGAGCGTGCTGCTGCTCGACGAGCCGTTCGGCGCGCTCGACGCCAAGGTCCGCAAGGAGCTGCGCGACTGGCTGCGACGCCTCCACGACGAGGTCCCGGTGACGACCGTGTTCGTGACCCACGACCAGGAGGAGGCGATGGAGGTCGCCGACGAGATCGTGGTGATCAACGAGGGGCGCGTCGAGCAGGTCGGCACCCCCGACGAGCTCTACGAGACGCCGGCCAACGACTTCGTGATGTCGTTCCTGGGCGACGTGACCCAGCTCGGCGGCGTGGCCCTGCGCCCGCACGACGTCGACGTGTCGACGACCCCGGTCCTCGCCGGCTCCACCGAGGGCACCGTCTCGCGCCTGCTCAAGGTGGGCTTCGAGGTCCGGCTCAACGTGCTGACCGTGGCCGGCGACGACGTGCACGTCGTGCTCTCCCGCGCCGAGGCCCGTTCGCTGGCGCTCGAGGAGGGCAGCACGGTGTGGGTCACCGCGGCTCCCGGGGCGGCCGTCGTGCCGTCGATGCACGCGGTCGGGTGA
- a CDS encoding excisionase family DNA-binding protein: MTGRGPYYLVAEAAERMRVSEDTIREAVRSGRMRAKRLSESPRSPFLIREAALDEWYDGLPDADEEMVYAMPKRTPLSEARKKRR; this comes from the coding sequence GTGACCGGTCGTGGCCCGTACTACCTGGTCGCCGAGGCCGCCGAGCGGATGCGCGTGTCCGAAGACACCATCCGCGAGGCGGTCCGCAGCGGACGGATGCGAGCGAAGCGACTCAGCGAATCACCACGGTCACCATTTCTCATCCGCGAGGCTGCACTGGATGAGTGGTACGACGGCCTTCCCGACGCTGACGAGGAGATGGTCTATGCGATGCCGAAGCGCACGCCGCTGAGCGAGGCGAGGAAGAAGCGCCGGTAG
- a CDS encoding YajQ family cyclic di-GMP-binding protein: protein MADSSFDIVSKLDRQEVDNALSQAAREIATRFDFKGTGASIEWKGEKAIEITASADDRASAVLSVFQDKLIKRNQSLKILDASDPRQSGQVSKIDITLKEGITSEDAKKISKLIRDEGPKGVKAQVQGEELRVSSKKRDDLQAVQQLVKSQDYDFAVQFTNYR, encoded by the coding sequence ATGGCTGACTCGAGCTTCGACATCGTGAGCAAGCTGGACCGCCAGGAGGTCGACAACGCCCTGAGCCAGGCCGCCCGCGAGATCGCGACCCGCTTCGACTTCAAGGGCACCGGGGCCAGCATCGAGTGGAAGGGCGAGAAGGCGATCGAGATCACCGCGTCCGCCGACGACCGCGCCAGCGCGGTGCTCAGCGTCTTCCAGGACAAGCTGATCAAGCGCAACCAGAGCCTGAAGATCCTCGACGCCTCCGACCCGCGCCAGTCCGGGCAGGTCTCCAAGATCGACATCACGCTCAAGGAGGGCATCACCTCCGAGGACGCCAAGAAGATCTCCAAGCTGATCCGCGACGAGGGCCCCAAGGGCGTCAAGGCGCAGGTGCAGGGCGAGGAGCTGCGGGTGTCGTCGAAGAAGCGCGACGACCTGCAGGCCGTCCAGCAGCTGGTGAAGTCGCAGGACTACGACTTCGCGGTGCAGTTCACCAACTACCGCTGA
- a CDS encoding helix-turn-helix domain-containing protein: MENEELTAEQIAGREVARLRGDVGMTQADLARRLSARGVEMHQTTVAKLEAGRRPIRLNELVVLAQILGVSLESLLPKSGAPSPLEAARAEAREKARRVEVLTTHLNSARAVAAATEQQLAQAEAEFSDALHRLEAESARHKTEIAGHETGAHG; the protein is encoded by the coding sequence GTGGAGAATGAAGAGTTGACTGCCGAGCAGATCGCTGGCCGAGAGGTCGCTCGACTGCGGGGCGACGTGGGCATGACGCAGGCAGATCTCGCGCGGCGCCTCAGTGCGCGTGGCGTCGAGATGCACCAGACCACCGTGGCGAAGCTCGAGGCGGGCCGTCGGCCGATCCGACTCAACGAGCTCGTGGTGCTCGCTCAGATCCTCGGCGTATCACTGGAGTCGCTCCTCCCCAAGAGCGGCGCTCCCAGCCCGCTGGAAGCCGCGCGCGCCGAAGCCAGGGAGAAGGCACGACGGGTCGAGGTTTTGACGACTCACCTCAACTCGGCTCGCGCTGTCGCCGCTGCCACCGAACAGCAACTTGCCCAAGCCGAGGCCGAGTTTTCTGACGCTCTGCACCGCCTGGAGGCCGAGAGCGCCCGTCACAAGACGGAGATCGCCGGACACGAGACGGGTGCTCATGGCTAG
- a CDS encoding AGE family epimerase/isomerase, with product MSTAPPDDAWLDAELRRLLSFGDRVVHPLGGAAWLDDGGAPDLARPVHTWITARTVHVFGLGALLGVAGSAETAAGALRGLTGVLRDDEHGGWFAAVGPDGSPVDAEKAGYAHAFVVLAGATAATAGIDGGEALLAEATSVFEQRFWDEPTGRVLDAWDRAWTAPDDYRGLNSAMHSVEAMLAAGDATGDRVWHERAARLSSLAVDLAATYDGRLPEHFGPDWTPDLELNRDRPDDPFKPFGATVGHGLEWSRLLLHVEAILGDDAPSGLLETSRLLFDRAVADGWSADGAPGFVYTTDWDGTPVVRQRFHWVVAEAIGAAAALHRRTGEAAYAARYAEWWAYVDAHVRDLERGSWRHELDPANRPAATVWPGKPDLYHAVQATLLPRLPLAPGLAAGTARFLGGPATA from the coding sequence GTGAGCACGGCACCTCCCGACGACGCGTGGCTCGACGCCGAGCTGCGCCGCCTCCTGTCCTTCGGCGACCGCGTGGTCCACCCCCTCGGCGGAGCGGCCTGGCTCGACGACGGCGGTGCCCCCGACCTCGCGCGTCCGGTGCACACGTGGATCACCGCCCGCACCGTCCACGTCTTCGGCCTCGGCGCGCTGCTCGGGGTCGCGGGCAGCGCGGAGACAGCCGCCGGGGCGCTGCGCGGGCTCACCGGCGTGCTGCGCGACGACGAGCACGGCGGCTGGTTCGCCGCCGTCGGCCCGGACGGCTCGCCCGTCGACGCCGAGAAGGCGGGCTACGCCCACGCGTTCGTGGTGCTCGCCGGCGCGACCGCCGCCACCGCCGGCATCGACGGGGGAGAGGCCCTGCTCGCCGAGGCCACCTCCGTCTTCGAGCAGCGCTTCTGGGACGAGCCGACCGGCCGCGTCCTCGACGCCTGGGACCGCGCGTGGACCGCACCCGACGACTATCGCGGCCTCAACTCCGCCATGCACTCGGTCGAGGCGATGCTCGCGGCCGGCGACGCCACCGGCGACCGCGTCTGGCACGAGCGCGCGGCGCGGCTCTCGAGCCTCGCCGTCGACCTCGCCGCGACGTACGACGGCCGGCTCCCCGAGCACTTCGGCCCGGACTGGACCCCCGACCTCGAGCTCAACCGCGACCGCCCCGACGACCCCTTCAAGCCGTTCGGCGCGACCGTCGGGCACGGCCTGGAGTGGTCGCGGCTGCTGCTGCACGTCGAGGCCATCCTCGGCGACGACGCCCCCTCCGGGCTGCTGGAGACGTCGCGGCTGCTCTTCGACCGGGCCGTCGCGGACGGGTGGTCCGCCGACGGTGCGCCCGGCTTCGTCTACACCACCGACTGGGACGGCACGCCGGTCGTGCGCCAGCGCTTCCACTGGGTCGTCGCCGAGGCGATCGGCGCCGCGGCCGCGCTCCACCGCCGCACCGGCGAGGCGGCGTACGCCGCGCGGTACGCCGAGTGGTGGGCGTACGTCGACGCCCACGTCCGCGACCTCGAGCGCGGCTCGTGGCGCCACGAGCTCGACCCCGCCAACCGACCCGCTGCGACCGTCTGGCCGGGCAAGCCCGACCTCTACCACGCGGTGCAGGCCACGCTCCTGCCTCGACTGCCGCTGGCGCCCGGTCTCGCCGCGGGGACCGCCCGGTTCCTCGGCGGCCCGGCGACGGCATGA